The Miscanthus floridulus cultivar M001 chromosome 17, ASM1932011v1, whole genome shotgun sequence genome has a window encoding:
- the LOC136516173 gene encoding 3-ketoacyl-CoA synthase 6-like codes for MYLMLRAHAVYLVDFACFRTKPNCRVPFAMFLEHSHVWPGFDERSVWFMTWLLERSGLREMCLPYVQHYIPPSCDLESSRSVAELIIFFAIDDLLTKTGRRERA; via the coding sequence ATGTACCTAATGCTCCGGGCGCACGCGGTGTACCTGGTGGACTTCGCGTGCTTCCGCACCAAACCCAACTGCCGCGTTCCGTTCGCGATGTTCTTGGAGCACTCCCACGTGTGGCCAGGCTTCGACGAGCGCAGTGTCTGGTTCATGACGTGGCTGCTGGAGCGGTCCGGGCTTAGGGAGATGTGCCTACCGTACGTGCAACACTACATCCCACCATCGTGTGACCTCGAGTCCTCCCGCTCTGTGGCCGAGCTCATCATCTTCTTCGCCATCGATGACCTGCTCACCAAGACCGGCCGCCGCGAGCGCGCTTAG
- the LOC136518813 gene encoding mitochondrial zinc maintenance protein 1, mitochondrial-like produces the protein MAAAAEGLAAYRAVLRAARRTFAGDQLMLKESAVEIRRRFEDHRGLAPGSDEAARALADARDAAHFITHMIVQATRAPSGSFVVKPESVHAGATLEVPSEEILSKLK, from the exons atggcggcggcggcggaaggtCTGGCTGCCTACCGGGCGGTGCTGCGGGCGGCGAGGCGGACGTTCGCGGGCGACCAGCTGATGCTGAAGGAGTCTGCGGTGGAGATCCGGCGCCGCTTTGAGGACCACCGTGGTCTAGCCCCGGGCTCCGACGAGGCAGCGCGTGCCCTCGCCGACGCCCGCGATGCGGCTCACTTCATCACCCATATGATAGTCCAGGCCACACGCGCGCCCTCTGGATCCTTCG TTGTGAAGCCTGAGAGTGTTCATGCTGGAGCTACACTTGAGGTTCCTTCCGAGGAGATCCTTTCAAAGTTGAAATAG